CGCTGCTGGGGTTGCCGCCCACCACCCTCTGGTCCAAGATGCGCAAGCTCAAAATTCACCCCAGGCAACAGTAAGGGGCGGCGCTTTGGCAGGACTGTCAGGTTCTTGACTTATCTATTTTTATCTCTTGATATTGTTGAATAATATTATTTTGGCAGACCTCTTGCTAGAGCAATGCGGGCGACCTGCGCCCGTGCAGCATCTGGAGGTATACCATGTTTTTTTTGCTGGGAGGCCAGGATAAAAAGGCCCGCAAGACCGAGAAAAAGGGCCGTCTGTCTGGTGCGGCCGGCCATGTGCGTGAGGTTTTTCTGGCCGGGCGTTTTCCGGTGGTGACCACGCATCAGGTGGAGGGCCGTTGCATTGCCAAGGTTCTGGGGCTGGTCTGCTGCCGGGGTTTCGATTCTGAGGAGGCCTTTTTCGGCATGGCCGCCAGGGCCATGAACAAAGGCGCGCAAGCCATTGTGGGCTATAATGAGAACGTGGCTTTTCACCCGGACGGCAGCAAATATTTTTCCTGCTTCGGCACGGCTGTTATGTTTGCGTACGATCCGGAAGATCCGGACGCCTTGCCCTTGCTGCTGCAGCAGAAGTTTCGGGCGCAGGAACAGACCGGGGTCAATGAAGTGATCTGAGCGGGCGGCCGCATACGGTGAAAGCGGACGGGGAGTTCTGGCGGTCATGTCGCCGGGCTCTCCGTTTCTTATATCCGTGCGCATAGGTATGGCGCGGAACATTTGAGAGGCGGCGGCGCTCAGGCCTGGGGCTGGCCTTCCGCAAGCGTCCCTGTTTCATAGCTCACCTGCGCCAGGGCCAGACCGGCGGCCGGGGCCGTGACCGAGGGCACGGCCCTGCGGTCGCGGGCGGCCAGGAGCTCTGGGATGCGCGTCGGGTCCACTTTTCCCTGGCCGCAAGCGGCCAGCAGGCCTGCCATATTGCGCACCATCTGCTTCAAAAAACCGTCGGCGGTGACGCGGAAAAGCAACATGGGGCTGTGCGGCGGGTACCAGGGGCAGGGCGGGGCAGGCTCCAGGCGGGCGTCCAGCACCGTGCGCACTGTGCCTTCCACATCCGTGCCCGCATTGCGCAGACCGGCGAAGTCGCGGCGGCCCAGCAGGTGGGGCAAGGCCGCGTGCAGGGCCGCAAGGTCCAGCGGGCCGCAGTTCCAGACAAAGGGCGTCAGGGCCGGGGGCACAAAGGCGCGCTCCTGCCAGAATTGGTAGACGTAGGTCTTGTGCAGGGCGTCTTTGCGGGCGTGAAAATCCGGCCTCGCGGGCGCGGCGGCCAGTACGCGGATATCTTTGGGCAGCACAGCGTTGCAGCTGTGCCGCCAGTCGCGGGGGGCGCGGTTTTCGGGCACGTCGCAGTGGGCCACCTGAGCGTGGGCGTGTACGCCCGCATCAGTGCGGCCCGCCCCGTGCACGCGCACGGCCACGCCCGTGATTTGGCGCAAGGCGGCCTCAAGCGCGCCCTGGATAGTGGGCGGCGGGTCGACTTTTTCCTGAATCTGCCAGCCGCTGTAGCGTGTGCCCACATAGGCCAGAAGCAGTCTGAGGCGCATTATTCGGGCAGCCTCATGCGGGTGATGAGCTCCGTGAGCTTGGCCGTCTGTTTGGGATTCATATAGGTCATGATTTCGCCGGACTGTTTGGGCGTCATGCCCGTAAGGATGCGTACTGCCACACGTTCATCCATATTTTCCAAAGCCTTGGCGGCGGCCTTGGGCTTCATCTGCCCGTAGGTGAGCACCAACTTGCGGATTTTTTCGTCTTCCAGCCCACGAGCCTCGCGGATCATGTCCTGCACTTTTTTTTCGGCGTCCTGCAGGTCTTTAAGGCGTTGGTCCATCTGTCGCCGCAGGGTAATAATATCTTGCTGCTGCCGGGCCAGCTCCTGGGCTTTGAGGTTGGGGTCCACGGGCGCAGGCGCGGGGCGCACTGCCGGCGCCGGGGCAGGGGCGAGCCCTGTGGACGAAGAGCTTTGCGGCAGGGACGGCACGTCCGCGCTTCCACGCGGCGGCAGGGGGCTGCCGTCAGCGCTCTGACCACGAGGAATGTTGTCCGGAATGGCCGGCGCGCCGGGCAGGCTCAGGGGCGCGGTCTGCGCCGCAGGAGTAAAGGGCGAGGACGCGGCGGCGTTGGGCGTTTGCGGCACGGGCATGTCCAGAGAAGCGGCCTGGGCGGCCCGTACGCTGCCAAGACCGGGGATGGGCAGGTTGCGCAGGCCCAGGGAGTCCAGCCAGCCGCCGGATTCCTGCGCGGGCGCGGGCGCGGCGGTCAGCAGGGGCGCGGGCGGGGGCAGGGCCGTACCCGGGGCCACGCGCGGCGCGGGCAGCGGTGCGGGCAGGGCGGGCTGTGCGGCGGCAATGGCCTGGCCCGTTTCCGGCTGGGCCGCCGCCGTGGGCGCGGGCCTGACCTGGGGCGCTGGCATATCCGCTTCAGACAGCGTTGCCGGTCGGGGCGCGCGGGCTTGCACTGTGGCCGCCAGACGCGCGGCGGCCGCGCCCTGAGGTAAATGCGTTTCCGTTATGACGGCGGCGGCCGTGGCCGGGGGCAGAGGCTTGCGGTCAGCCTGGCGCGGCGGCAGAGTGGAGGACAGCGTCCGGTTTTGCTCCGGGCCGGGGGCGTGCGCGGCAAGGGGGGGCTGCGCCGCCAGGGGGGCGGTTTTTTCCGAAGAAGCGGGCGGGAGAGCGCTGGCCACAGGCGTGGCGTTGCGGGGCGGCGCGTCCGCGGGGAAGAGGTCCGGCAGGGGAATATCCAGCAGGAACACGCCCAGCAGGGCGAGCTTGAAGCAACAGAGCGCCGCCAGCCAGCGGAACAGTCTAGAGAGAGGGCGCTTTGTAGCGCAGTGTGGCTGTTTCGTCATTGACGCGCTGCTCCTTCAGATATTCCTCGCGGGCGTATTGCTGCTGACGGCGTTGG
This is a stretch of genomic DNA from Desulfovibrio legallii. It encodes these proteins:
- the truA gene encoding tRNA pseudouridine(38-40) synthase TruA — translated: MRLRLLLAYVGTRYSGWQIQEKVDPPPTIQGALEAALRQITGVAVRVHGAGRTDAGVHAHAQVAHCDVPENRAPRDWRHSCNAVLPKDIRVLAAAPARPDFHARKDALHKTYVYQFWQERAFVPPALTPFVWNCGPLDLAALHAALPHLLGRRDFAGLRNAGTDVEGTVRTVLDARLEPAPPCPWYPPHSPMLLFRVTADGFLKQMVRNMAGLLAACGQGKVDPTRIPELLAARDRRAVPSVTAPAAGLALAQVSYETGTLAEGQPQA
- a CDS encoding MotE family protein, encoding MTKQPHCATKRPLSRLFRWLAALCCFKLALLGVFLLDIPLPDLFPADAPPRNATPVASALPPASSEKTAPLAAQPPLAAHAPGPEQNRTLSSTLPPRQADRKPLPPATAAAVITETHLPQGAAAARLAATVQARAPRPATLSEADMPAPQVRPAPTAAAQPETGQAIAAAQPALPAPLPAPRVAPGTALPPPAPLLTAAPAPAQESGGWLDSLGLRNLPIPGLGSVRAAQAASLDMPVPQTPNAAASSPFTPAAQTAPLSLPGAPAIPDNIPRGQSADGSPLPPRGSADVPSLPQSSSSTGLAPAPAPAVRPAPAPVDPNLKAQELARQQQDIITLRRQMDQRLKDLQDAEKKVQDMIREARGLEDEKIRKLVLTYGQMKPKAAAKALENMDERVAVRILTGMTPKQSGEIMTYMNPKQTAKLTELITRMRLPE